The Musa acuminata AAA Group cultivar baxijiao chromosome BXJ2-2, Cavendish_Baxijiao_AAA, whole genome shotgun sequence genome has a segment encoding these proteins:
- the LOC103975314 gene encoding EG45-like domain containing protein produces the protein MLLLLFLNMRPSVTLFLLLSMVMLMLGELTPVRGDVGTAASYGPPYLPTKCNGYDQDQFPPSNMFAAVSDALWDNGAACGRRYMLRCLSGPNRPCKDSIIRVEVVDQCTDPCPANFLLSTAAFTAVSRLNDAKINVEFAQI, from the exons ATGCTTCTCTTGCTCTTCTTAAACATGAGGCCTTCTGTTACGTTGTTCTTGTTGCTGAGCATGGTCATGCTCATGCTCGGAGAACTGACTCCGGTCCGCGGCGACGTCGGCACCGCCGCGTCCTACGGACCCCCTTACCTCC ctACCAAGTGCAATGGCTACGACCAGGACCAGTTCCCGCCGAGCAACATGTTCGCGGCGGTCTCCGACGCCCTCTGGGACAACGGCGCCGCCTGTGGCAGGAG GTACATGCTGAGGTGCCTAAGCGGACCCAACAGGCCATGTAAAGACAGCATCATCAGGGTGGAGGTCGTCGACCAGTGCACCGATCCTTGCCCTGCCAACTTCCTCTTGTCCACCGCAGCGTTCACCGCCGTTTCACGCTTGAATGACGCAAAGATCAACGTCGAGTTCGCGCA GATCTGA
- the LOC135606009 gene encoding cytoplasmic tRNA 2-thiolation protein 2-like, translated as MASCGGGGGECHQSHCQRSEEDGGAEEETRERVASLSVAGDSPTSSATGDGALERCTKCGETVAAAAPRAVNGLCAACFRAYLFGKFKLAVTTNAMISPTDNVLVAFSGGPASRIALQFVHEMQCISLKNWDASKSQALPVFGVGVAFIDESAISIGPLHEMNKVIAQIRSIVSTLSPAHKELHIAPIENICSMSSNDGRIRLNELLDSVTDATGKEDFMKYLRMLTLQKIALDNGYSKLLLGSCTSTIACHVISATVKGQGYSLPGDVQYVDARWEVPVVLPLRDCTAEELNKLCHLDGLELLQLIKRPSNSINSLVSSFVARLRDENPSRERTVVRTAEKLRPFCFNKFVENTYHEFVPSRLRCKFQNINNSETALSEVLCPLCGSPLSEPEVQSLRNIQEKTQTLVEKFTAHCCQSCSFQILPKGAESLQQFYTVLPQSVTVRVTGGTSDHSQIGELIDDCLLVDDDDDDDDGT; from the exons ATGGCGTcgtgcggcggcggaggcggcgagTGCCACCAGTCCCACTGCCAGCGTTCGGAAGAAGACGGCGGCGCGGAGGAGGAGACGCGGGAGAGAGTCGCAAGCCTCTCCGTCGCTGGCGACTCGCCCACGTCTTCGGCGACCGGAGACGGGGCTCTGGAGCGGTGCACCAAGTGCGGAGAGACAGTGGCGGCGGCTGCGCCAAGGGCGGTCAACGGACTGTGCGCGGCCTGCTTCCGTGCCTACCTTTTCGGCAAGTTCAAACTCGCCGTCACCACCAACGCCATGATCTCGCCCACCGATAATGTCCTAGTTGCCTTCTCCGGTGGCCCCGCCTCCAG AATAGCTCTACAATTTGTTCATGAGATGCAATGCATATCACTGAAGAACTGGGATGCGAGTAAATCTCAAGCTTTACCAGTTTTTGGTGTTGGGGTTGCTTTTATTGATGAAAGCGCCATCTCTATTGGCCCATTACATGAGATGAATAAGGTCATTGCACAGATCAGATCAATTGTATCAACATTATCTCCTGCTCATAAGGAGTTGCATATTGCACCCATTGAGAACATCTGTTCTATGAGTTCTAATGATGGAAGAATTAGACTGAATGAGTTACTGGATTCAGTTACTGATGCCACTGGAAAAGAAGATTTTATGAAGTATTTGCGCATGCTTACTTTACAAAAG ATTGCTCTGGATAATGGATATAGCAAGCTTTTGTTGGGATCATGCACATCAACGATAGCATGCCATGTAATATCCGCAACTGTGAAG GGTCAAGGTTATTCCTTACCTGGAGATGTGCAATATGTTGATGCAAGGTGGGAAGTGCCAGTAGTCCTTCCTCTTCGTGACTGTACAGCAGAGGAGCTAAACAAGCTCTGTCATCTTGATGG TTTGGAGTTGTTGCAGCTGATCAAGAGGCCTTCTAATAGCATCAACAGTTTGGTCTCATCATTTGTTGCACGCTTGAGG GATGAAAACCCTTCTCGAGAGCGCACTGTTGTAAGAACAGCAGAAAAGCTTAGGCCATTTTGTTTCAATAAGTTTGTTGAAAATACTTACCACGAATTCGTGCCCTCCCGATTGCGTTGCAAGTTCCAGAATATAAATAATAGTGAAACTGCTCTCTCCGAGGTTCTTTGCCCATTATGTGGGAGTCCACTCAGCGAGCCAGAAGTCCAGAGTCTGAGAAACATTCAGGAAAAAACCCAAACACTGGTTGAAAAATTTACTGCACATTGTTGCCAGAGCTGTTCATTTCAGATCTTACCAAAGGGAGCAGAATCTCTTCAACAGTTCTATACTGTCCTTCCCCAATCAGTGACAGTAAGAGTGACTGGTGGCACATCAGATCATAGTCAAATAGG GGAACTGATTGATGATTGCCTgcttgttgatgatgatgatgatgatgatgatggaaccTGA
- the LOC135605036 gene encoding transcription factor bHLH139-like encodes MEPGVAAQEARWSSFGAEDSEIMAQLLGPFSCTNEQAEKDLSFGLSSMSWSSDHAADSYDSSSENVTSFFGHCSGYESYYLSEPNAAPAINTSSASAFTAYCTVGDQLITPSLRLIPNPSFGDPTNANEEASSDDAGDSSFILSEPVPRMTLPKRKLNTSEDDSPDDVSKKKAKAGANAPKNAKKAQSKRPQKTTKSSDDEDKMNNTAANGRSSCSCLSEDDSLADLNGGGTTTSGSPALILAGKARAGRGSATDPQSLYARKRRERINERLKILQNLVPNGTKVDISTMLEEAVQYVKFLQLQIKLLSSDELWMYAPIAYNGMNIGLDLKISPPQ; translated from the exons ATGGAGCCTGGAGTAGCAGCTCAGGAGGCGCGATGGAGCTCGTTTGGCGCCGAGGACTCTGAGATCATGGCGCAGTTGCTTGGCCCCTTCTCTTGCACCAACGAGCAAGCAGAGAAGGATCTCAGCTTTGGCCTGTCTTCAATGTCTTGGTCTTCAGACCACGCTGCTGATTCCTATGATTCCTCGTCCGAGAACGTTACCAGCTTTTTCGGTCACTGTTCGGGCTACGAGAGCTACTACCTGAGTGAACCAAATGCTGCTCCTGCAATCAACACGAGCTCTGCCTCCGCCTTCACCGCCTATTGCACGGTGGGAGACCAACTCATCACCCCTTCCCTCCGGCTCATCCCCAACCCTTCGTTCGGTGATCCGACCAACGCGAACGAGGAGGCGAGCAGCGACGACGCCGGTGACTCGAGCTTCATCCTCTCGGAACCTGTTCCTCGGATGACACTGCCCAAAAGGAAGCTCAATACCTCCGAGGATGACAGTCCTGACGATGTCTCCAAGAAGAAGGCCAAGGCTGGAGCAAAT GCCCCCAAGAATGCAAAGAAGGCACAGTCCAAGAGACCACAGAAGACAACCAAGAGCAGCGATGATGAAGACAAGATGAACAACACTGCCGCAAATGGCCGGAGTTCATGCAGCTGCTTGTCGGAGGATGACTCACTCGCTGATCTCAACGGAGGAGGCACTACGACCTCCGGCTCTCCTGCTCTCATTCTGGCTGGAAAAGCAAGAGCAGGTCGGGGTTCAGCCACCGATCCACAAAGCCTATACGCAAGG AAAAGGAGAGAGAGGATCAATGAGAGGCTGAAGATATTACAGAATCTGGTGCCTAATGGAACCAAA GTTGACATCAGCACAATGCTGGAGGAAGCTGTTCAATATGTGAAGTTCTTGCAGCTCCAAATTAAG CTGTTGAGCTCAGATGAGTTGTGGATGTATGCTCCTATTGCTTACAATGGGATGAACATTGGACTCGATCTAAAGATCTCTCCACCACAGTAA